The Argiope bruennichi chromosome 9, qqArgBrue1.1, whole genome shotgun sequence nucleotide sequence acgttacgtgcagtgtgtttggggtcgttgttctactggaaaataaaatttccatctaaactcaaatttttagcactttcctttagattgttgcgaactatatccaagtaaaccatatggttcATTATGCCATCTATACAAACTAGATTTCCTACTCCGGATAAAGGCATACAAGTCCAAACCACGACGGAATCACCACTATATTTAATTGTAGGCCGTAAATTGTTTTTTCCTTTATTGTTAGTAGAGATAAAGACGACAGAATTACTAATGATCTTATCTTCAGGATTAAAAACGTAATAAACATGATAAACATGATGGATTTCCTTACTAACGTTCAATGTCTTtgcatttcaatacatttattaacCAAGAAATAAAGGACATTTTTGTTTTCCCCCATCGGCGTCTAGATGTTCTCTGGAATTATTACTGCAGGGGGGAGGATCCGTGTCCTTCGCTGCTGAAAAGAAGGCGTGATCTTCGTAATCTAATAAAAACCTAATTTCCTGCCCTTCGACCTCGCCTCACTACAAATTTCCCGGCCGTCTTGACACAGCGGTAATTAAAAATCGACAGCTATGCGTGATTCCACTGGATAATGTCGCTTACAGACCGCCAGggggaatttttttcctttttagtatttatttgatACTGAGCTCATCAGTCAATTGCATTTTTCaccttttttgaaatgttaaagtGGAAAATTCTATGTAAAAAAGCGTGGCTATGTTGTCTGATTTTAGTGATTTTATTCACAACTTAGTCCATTTTGGTGACTATTTGGTTCGCCGGTTAATGATTACTAAATCTTTCGATTAATATCTTGTGTTTATGTTTTAATCGCTtccacaacaaaatattttttaaattataaattttaattgatatctaACTTAAACTGTTTTAGAAACTGCACATTGttcaatttattgtattatacatTATCCTCATTTTCAGTCTATACCTTTAAACATCCAATTATATCTCGAGAAAGAACAatggtatttaaaaatggatgcaatttttaaaaaaaatccctcttgCTTGATTTTGCAGTTAAAGCTTAATTGcaagtacaacaaaatttcaaagattttgttCAGCACATACCTAATAGTGGAAATTACGCaacctgaataaaataaaactaatcttCATATTATtagcaaagggaaaaaaaataaaaaggcaaaatggaatattaatggCAGCAATGAAAAGGATatgaacttcatttcaaaaatgaaatataatgttgtAAAGTACGCTTAAAATGTATcttgaaagttaataaaaagaaagaaaaaaaattagctggcAAAAAATTGGCATtattgaaaaaactatttttagattAAGATATCGCAAAAATTTGAGccgtaatatttttggaagttatcactGAAAGACCAAAATGatctatatgtttttaattaattaaaattctaactaaaatttcaagAAGAATCGTTTAAAGGTGCACATTTGCATCCTCCAAAGTGTATATTTGTTCAAGTTTGATAGTTTTAGACTGGACGGTCTGGTCTATAGCGATGATCTGGTCCACgcacacattcgtctttattattcgCAGACATGATTCTCAACCTGAGCTGAAAAATCGTTGCGTTAGGTTGGGATTTGCTGAATCGTTTAATAGCATTTGCTCTTTTGGAACTCATTATGGCAAGTTAGATGTTATGGATAGAAACtcagcaaataaatattaaaatcgtcATTTCAAATTCTATACGTCTCAGCAGAGTTCGTTCAATTGAATGTTTCTAAAGTATTTCAATTAAGTTCataaaattagatttgaatttcTGTATGCGTCTCGAAAGAAAGTCTAGTAAAACAATTATGATTTCgacatttttggaatatataaacCTTGTGGCGGATTtagatccatttttttaataaattgattaatttagttttttaatgctTTGTGGAATATAATAATGCcttaattttggttaatttttcttttattacttatgtgtgatttatttttatttatccaatatAATTATAGACTGCCTGTAATCCAAGTTTGtgcatcattattatttaatgtttataaataatctaaTGATTAAGTAAATGCATTGAAgcatataaaaacttaattaattatatttaaagtgttAATATCATCCAAATATTTTGCCATTCctaaattttggtgtaaaaatatttaatcgcgttattatttttttaatgccaaagAACAAAGAttaggtttatttttttcttttatttattaaatttattttatgttcttcaGCAGTATCATCACGATTTAGTTCTctcttatattatttcataactttttatgttatctattaataaaaccccctaaaatgttaagaaataaatcCAATATGCTTAaagattacaatttatttttatccgcTTAATGCAACACAGCTAACGTACTGTTCGATGTTCTCAtcgaatgtaaataaaatgcgcCGAACCATTTTAATGATGGATtcaaattcgtatttttttttctcggatttatcattttatttatcgaagatttattttaaattgatgcaaagcttctttttttattatcatgtgagaacatcatGGTGTTTTGGTTAGGGAGTtgtgaagctcgaaatcgcgtaggcaatgaatgaAGCATAAATGGGCATTTTCatcattatctttaaatatatattttttttacctgctttcaccagtattgcattattattattatgtatgcttctgtgacagcagatgcgtttttaaaaggttgacgtagaactatgacatcatagctgttatttaaaagtttatttgctCCAAAAGTTTGTTTGCTaggctagaaaaattgaaaatgaaagttaaaaaaaatatcattacatatctctctctctctctctctatatatatatatatatatatataaagagagagagagagagagaaatctcatgattgtttcaaaccggtttaaactgtttaatgacttaaattaattaagacaattaatgacttaaaaataataatgtcctcacatgataacttgaaatttgcgatcgtagatttcatttaaattttttatatatttattgtctttttttaaaattggattgaagatgtcttttatatttttaaaacattaaaacctCCATTAGTATAcaactaattaaaaatctaattaaaattttggaaaatactttCTTAATAAGCACCTACTGCCCAAAAAGTAAatacgtgccaaatttggcagctctagATTGAACGATTGAGCCCAGTAAAACGTTTACATAAAAACAAGCTATAGaatgtatatgattaaaaaagttaTGTTAAAAGTTCCAAAACAAATGACAATGTTAAGTATAAATCTATCataattgtattcattttaaatacgaACTGGTCttgcaaagagaaaaaatttgaactcattcTTACAGTGAGTGAAAATAGCTAGAATGATTGATCACCGACGCCACTAACGTTAAATAAATAACGCCAACGCATAGCATCTTTTCCTCTGCTGTTAtatctagttttaaaattttgaatgaatgcgCCAACATTTTAATGCTTACAGGCAGGTACTCTATCAGGTAAATTGTATTTTGTGTTGTACATGTTGAAATAGAGGGAGTGGTCTATCCAAAAGTTTAtcacatactctttaataaaagttaCCCCCACCCACCCTCGCATAAAACTGCGAACATTTGGCAAAATCGTGAAGGCATCAAGTAATCAGATTTGTATTTTCTGAGTTTCGCCCATGAGGTTTTAGTCTttcgtaatatagtaaagaaagcttatcatacattttgaataatttctataaatcaaatgaaatcaaaattcagcACATGACTTtgattttagtaacaagatcgcataccaagtttcatttatttaagtcaatgcgttttaGAATTACGCTTTAGCGTGTATGTTAAAGTGATATCTTATATGATGGCTGGGgattcagccgtttgatattagagtacTGCAGTGgaaataatgacaaataaaaagtctccaaaaaTTGGGTCCAACAAAgggaaaggtttaatttaaacacaatttattaagaagaaataaaattaaacacgtgatgaactatttacagatatgataAGGGACAAACTTATAAATACATAGACGATCATTACGGGACCAGATACCAGCACCGAACCATTTTACAAACATAATGACACGTATTtatatcatgtcttaattcttatatttgcatattagctACGGTTCCCGggttaaataaatgtcagatatGATACCGATTCAATAGTTATATGTTTAATGTCAAGTCGATTTACTCATACTAATGACATACAatagcaggttcaaaatgcattgcatcattttaaaataaagtacgggagacaaaagAATTCGGAAtgccttaatgccgaaatttcctaacagtGTATAACAAAGTGTAAATCAAAAAGTGGTCACCCTTTTGAcacagttcaaaatttgatctacAAGTTATATGATGAAGATATGTGTCAAAAGTTAAATGAATAActctttactttttattgttattgagttcacttgtactcagaTACCTAGCAGACAATTTCCTGTTGataaatttcattcgaaatttgatagaaatcggcaaatttggagtaaagaatgcataccaaatttcacactTCTagattaaaaacagtttttaaattgttGTGTCCACAGACaggaaaacataatttcaaaaatgaggtTTTCACTTTTTTCGAATACGTAGTATAGAAGAATTATTATAATCGTCAacgaattcgaactcgagattttgatgaatctacacgttttaaaccttcctgaaacacatttttggaaaatgtccgtctgtctgtgacaaagataactccaaagCGATTTGAGGTAGACGgtgaaaatttgatatacagtttttgtacgaaatttgtaaatttctatcatagTTCGAGTAAAAtccgtttagaggaagtctgtctgtccacgaccttcgtaatacaaggcctcacaactcccaacgcgttcagcccgtgacgtcacgagttaggatgaattttcaggaaaattctaaAGGCAGCTGGTGTAAAAGAGTGCGGTTAGTCACGGTAGATGTTGGCGTAGCGAAGTGCGGGTAATGTGttactggttttatttaaaagttttctgatctttttttcatattaattttaatttattgtaataaagatgcctagtgcgtgctgtgttcctaattgtaaaagtaattacacgaaaaatagccccaatatttcagtattttcgtttccaagagatgaaaacactagaagagcatggatctctgcaataaagcgggacaatttcgtgccaactaaatatagtaaggtaagtttgattcttttttgtacaatttttagttaattaattctcttgaactgtgaaacatttaaaattatgtataacttccatttctgtcattttttttttctctacatttagttgcttatgcttccaattactttggtattgttttgcttgagctaaataaaaaatttctttgttttattgttacttctcatagtcttttttttaatttgttcttaatatttaaaatgttttgtttctgtatctttttaattatacttcatatatatattttttaaaatttgacttaagcctaatatttgtttcatatatgtaggtctgtgctaaacattttccagaaaatcagtttttaactgttagagaagcgtttaataccagtacaggagaacttattcaagtaccaatggagtataaaaggtaagttttttttagaaatatgtaataattatcaccaaaatcttacaaagtacttaagtgatttactgttattatactcttataaaaaaagtttaaaatcatctaatgaataataaaacttaattttttattatatatatcatgactatagattgtagcaaattaaatttatattttgttctaaaatattatgtaaaaaagttagatatagttgtaaaacaatatgaattgtatgctcatataggtttagaaaatgtagtttttgtttatctataaatcatcagattatatataaaacaattaatatttattatttttaaatatcattagttatacacaatctttaattataaatgaatgcaacttttacaaaatatcttaaacttttaaaaaaaagtaatgaaaagttaactgtttttaaatcaatttttcataccttgtaaaatcaattgattaattcatgtagaatattgtattacttgaatggtagtaataataaataattattttagatattccaacacaatattgaactatttattttggatgaataaatgtttctgttgattttaaattttattatttaatagtatgattttatttaatactgtccaATATGCGTTAGCTTTCagtttatgcattataaaattactaatttttttttacctaatgaattccacttttttttttctaggcttGTACCTGGTGCTGTTAATTGACTTTTAtcacaattgtttcttttaatattgttattaacttttatttataaatttgtattttaactttatttaatattataattattttcatttgtctgtgtgaaatttataataaagttaagaaacaaaatgtattttgttattgtctctgaaaataaaatgttatgaatcaaatggtgtgtgattttttatttgtgttatcctTTACTGTTACTTCAGATTAAGTATAAgtgcattgaaatgtgaaatcagatgtaataaaagctagtttattaaattgtatgaattactaatatattaaatgaaaacaattaatgtgaaaaaacaaggtgtgaaagtaattcttttttatcaacagaattagttggtgtaaaatttaaatctgatattaaatacattaatgttttatttgaaagttcataagtaatttgagaagtaaacaattatatgttagtttataaaatacatgtattacctgtcactacaataaaaaaaatcatcaaaagcttttaaaagtcttaatgattgattaatttaatttcaagctttaaaaaatattttcaaggaaaaaataaaacgatttttaacagcttttaataaaataaaaaaactattaaaacaagaaaactaacaatacctcaatgtatatatctaataaattcacatcttcgaaagtttgaatgttattaaatggtcaatacGCTATAGAggacttttaagattttctatcatgccgtttcttttattcacacgggaaaaaataaatcttgaattttatgcaagattcatgtcttaatattaggaatagtaagttatttttaagtgaatttaaaatatacctgcACATCAAGGAAGAAAGCAGGATTCTGCTCACGGCAGGCAATCATCCTAATTGTGTGACGTCACAAactagttgtgaggccttgtattacggaggtcgtggtctgtccagctgttcgaatataatttaaaacaataactgcaaaacgaaaagatctagagagataaaatttaatgcacagaattaaaatctaaattctagacacctatcaaatatTGAGCCAAAACTAACAGGTATTGGCCGTCTGTTGGtctgttattttagaaatatttaaacactataactcaaatataactcaatgacttaaatatatcaaatttggtacgggattttgggattgcaagtgtagttttgtgtcaaatttctatttcaatcgattgggaaaaacgtgttcgaaacaaaaatttgtttttcgaatacTGTTaaacgcatgccaggaattaaacAACAATAACAGGAATTAACAATAACAATTAAACAACAACAATACGAAGGATagcaagatagattcagtaaaaattataaatgttgaccaaagtttaatattttgtaactattatacgcagaattttccaaaatttcgaattcacaTTTGTCGAAGATTAACAATATTTATCTGTGTATACATTTAATACGAGAAGGCAAAATTCTTTAAACCTTTCTATAAGACAGATCCTTTGATCAACagttgccaaatttggtatataatgaCATCTTAAATAGGagttaattattaagaaaagttttttttaattttaatgagatatttaagtaaagattaataaaaattttaatattttctccgaTTTCGAAATATAATGTGGCAATATATACATTCAGACTATTTCAAAATCCAAaagattatcttttcaataaaactaattacatttcaataagtttttttttttttcattttaatcaagttataaaatatactttaaaaattgttattgtcTTTTTTGGACGTTTAATTAACTATTACATTAAAAACTTTAACCATGTTTAAGTTTCTGTTGTTTTTAAAATcgtagttgaatttttttttttttttaagcaatgcaTATCACCATAGCATGGACCTCGGGGCATAGCGAACAACATTCCACTTTGATGATCATGGAATACAATGATGTAATTATTATTTGGCTGCGATATTTTTTCTTCTCGCCAACGGCGACAAATTCTGCAAAAAgccgaagaaaaaaaatcgccgGGTTGTTTTTCTTCCCCTTCTTAATGACAAAGCGCATGGcgagataataaattaaaagacgCTACTCCTGGAGATATTGATGACATGCAGTAGCGCGCCATACATCAATTTGACACCTCGTCGTGTGAGGTTAGCAGAAGGTTAGTGAATTTTTTGGCCAAGGGTGCGAAATCCTAACCGCATGGTGTTTTTTAATCATCGTTTACTTTTTGGCCTCTCAAATACTCTATATCCAGCATATTTCGCTACGATCTTCTTCTTTTAGGTGGAATCCTATAGGaaaactacctattgcaatggttctcaaaGCAAGACTTCGGGAATATTTCTTCGATTTCTTTACTGATCATGATTCCTAGAATCAAAAACCACCCTTCGTTCGAAAGttatattatatgcatataacACTTCGTCCTTGTTATTTTGGGAACTGGaaaactagagtaattttgtttggattttaacagGCTTGGAATAGgtagttagaaatttaaaaatctcggacgaatttgtaaatggcccatctagctcaaaggggtgTAAATGGTGAGGGGGGGGGTGAATTTTCATTTCGCAATAACTTTAAtgttgaagatagaaaaataaatctaattagccatgttagcgcctcattaagacgaacaacttttgtatttaaagtttttcgatgactgtaatatcttagaagttaggggctgaaaagtgattttcaagccttaattttaactgtttctaacatcaacagtTTATGCTGTCGGATAGTAACTTAGATATAAAGATATCTACCTTTGCTTTCCAGCTTGCCAAGATGAATTTTTTTGGTTGTATTCGAAATGCCTAAAATTAACTATCCGAAGTTTTAAGTAATGGGTGGTAAATAGAAGTAGATTTCAAAGATTTACAAACCCTAAAAGTAGAATCTCTATTACTGATGTTGTGCTATTCGAGTTCCAgttatttcatttgcaattatttttaaattacagtaaaCCACCATTTATTTGTCGTTTTCATTAGTCTCCATTCATCCTTCGTTCAATAGTGGTGGGGTGGTCAGGAATACACAAAGTCCCCATTCGTTTATAACCATTTTAAGGATCAAGTCCTCGGTTATACgacacaaattttcaattatacttCGTTTTGCTAAtgattcttttaagaatttgtGAATTTTCTGCATCTTTCTAGTGCTCCGTTTCTATTAATGCCATTTCCAAATAAAACAGGCAGAAAAAGTAGAACATTGGATGACTAACGGGTTGAATGAGAGGGTCATTTCACCAGACTGATCTGTCAGATAAGCAtgtcattatttaatttcagtttctgaGTTCCCACTTCTTTTTTGCACTTAAGACAAAggaataacatgaaataaaagtatgattattctaattttcatgaaaaagtaattttaaaatttaactattacttTCAGCGCGATGTAGTGATACAAGCTAGTTATAAAGTATTTACCTGCTGACTAAAGATTATTACGAAAGaaccaattgaaatttttatatgaaatagtcatgctcttatactttttttttaattcaacagatACCGCAACTGATGGAGAAAcagtaaatttaaattctacttttatcAACATGGTatcaaagaaggaaaaaaatgaatgtgttcTTTGGCTCCAAGAATTCAAACTAGCCATTATTGTTGTTCAATGTCAATTTGAAGCTGCATAAATGACAGAGTGTTTGCAAtgccaattaaaaatattcatattttcaaaatcaggATCACTGATTCTAGGGCTATTATGACAGCCGGAACGTTGGGCAAAACTTGGCGATAATTGCAAAACCACTGTAATATTCTTTTAGTTACCAAAGGCGCTCACAAGAAAATTTACAGGCTCAagtgcttttataaaaaattttataaacatctttATAATATATCGAAATGATCATATGCCGGATTATATTTTGTTcagcaattgtttttaaatcaggATAAGAGTTTGTGACTGCCTTGtatattaatgctatttttaaaaaatcattaaaattattacttttgaatattaatattaaatatgtaataatcaaaattgtttttctatacATTTATATATCGTTTCCCATAAGCCACTTAAAAAAGGTATAAATGGTGACTTACCGTATTTATCAAACGAGTTGATAGATGAAAGATCCATAAAAAGATCCAGGAAGAtccataaaatatcttttgatcaAAAGTATAGagtactatcatttttttttcttttaattgtatattatatgAGAGAAAACGTAAGATATTATTCACTGTGGAATTTGATATACGTAgtcgaatcttaaaatttcttggattagaaattagttaactaaaataaataaaactagaattaataataatgaaaaataatattgataatagcaacaacaataataaatgggcatctttaaagtat carries:
- the LOC129983987 gene encoding THAP domain-containing protein 2-like, translating into MPSACCVPNCKSNYTKNSPNISVFSFPRDENTRRAWISAIKRDNFVPTKYSKVCAKHFPENQFLTVREAFNTSTGELIQVPMEYKRLVPGAVN